The Methanolacinia petrolearia DSM 11571 genome has a segment encoding these proteins:
- a CDS encoding Na+/H+ antiporter subunit E, whose translation MPFIVTAILCFILYLILTSGSGDVLGLWSYEEIIAGVFVSVVAGAISGRFFCSSKNYRMINPLRWVLLVIYIIPFFIEMARANLDVAMRVITGKINPGIVRISPGLKTDLGVLLLANSITLTPGTLSVEVDEESGDLFVHVINVSEELAAKEIADEKDLFPIFNLVGWIRRIAE comes from the coding sequence ATGCCTTTTATCGTAACTGCAATCCTGTGCTTCATTCTTTACCTGATTCTGACATCGGGAAGCGGAGATGTGCTCGGACTATGGAGTTATGAGGAGATCATCGCAGGGGTATTCGTTTCAGTTGTTGCAGGGGCAATCTCGGGCAGGTTCTTTTGCAGCAGCAAAAATTACAGGATGATAAATCCCCTGAGATGGGTATTGCTGGTAATCTATATCATCCCGTTCTTCATCGAGATGGCGAGGGCGAACCTCGACGTCGCTATGAGGGTGATCACGGGAAAAATAAACCCGGGGATCGTGAGGATCTCGCCCGGGCTGAAGACGGACCTCGGGGTGCTTCTTCTTGCAAACTCGATTACGCTTACTCCCGGAACCTTGTCCGTGGAGGTGGACGAGGAATCGGGAGACCTTTTCGTTCATGTAATCAACGTGAGCGAAGAACTTGCTGCAAAAGAGATTGCGGACGAAAAAGACCTGTTTCCGATATTCAACCTCGTCGGGTGGATCAGGAGGATCGCAGAATGA
- a CDS encoding cation:proton antiporter has translation MSELWFIVAGILCLLIVIAMLRLVKGPTAPDRVVAFDVINTLTVGVFLVVGIGYEELFFVEVAIVYALLSFIGTLFIAKYIGGEL, from the coding sequence ATGAGCGAACTTTGGTTCATCGTTGCGGGAATATTGTGTCTCCTTATCGTCATCGCGATGTTGAGACTTGTAAAGGGACCGACTGCGCCTGACAGGGTCGTCGCCTTCGACGTGATAAACACCCTGACGGTCGGGGTGTTTCTTGTAGTCGGAATCGGTTATGAGGAGCTCTTCTTCGTAGAGGTCGCGATCGTCTATGCTCTTCTTTCGTTCATCGGAACGCTCTTCATCGCGAAGTATATCGGGGGTGAACTTTGA